The Rubrivirga sp. SAORIC476 genome contains a region encoding:
- the aroA gene encoding 3-phosphoshikimate 1-carboxyvinyltransferase, which produces MIVTVHPAAALAGTPSLPADKSVAHRAALFAALADGESEIVGFSDAADPQSTVACLRALGVEFEERDDVLGPDGIPSLFVQGRGLNGLVEPAGPLDCGNSGTTMRLLAGLLAGRPFTSTLVGDDSLTPRPMSRVAIPLGQMGARIGMTDGHAPLVVEGGALSGITYRLPVASAQVKSAVLLAGLSASGTTTVIEPVRTRDHTERMLELDALEVGGERHLTIERGHRIRARQWVVPRDVSAAAFFLVAGSIAEMATIQLTGVGLNPTRSGVLDVLRAMGADIRTSNERERGGEPLGDLRVEAPANGLAGVEIGGDIVPNLIDEIPVLAVAAACAQGRTVIRDAEELRVKETDRIEAIADVLRAMGADVEERPDGLVIEGGRPLKGAAVDARDDHRIAMAAAVAALVADGPTTIHGAEAAAVSFPAFWDALESVAAGAVEMG; this is translated from the coding sequence ATGATCGTCACCGTCCACCCCGCCGCCGCGCTCGCGGGCACCCCGTCGCTCCCGGCCGACAAGTCGGTCGCCCACCGCGCCGCCCTCTTCGCGGCCCTCGCCGACGGCGAGAGCGAGATCGTCGGATTCTCCGACGCCGCCGACCCGCAGTCGACGGTCGCCTGCCTGCGCGCCCTCGGCGTCGAGTTCGAGGAGCGGGACGATGTGCTCGGCCCGGACGGCATCCCGAGCCTCTTCGTCCAGGGCCGCGGACTCAACGGCCTCGTGGAACCCGCGGGCCCGCTCGACTGCGGCAACTCGGGCACGACGATGCGGCTGCTCGCGGGCCTCCTCGCCGGACGCCCGTTCACGAGCACCCTCGTCGGCGACGACTCGCTGACGCCGCGGCCCATGAGCCGCGTCGCGATCCCGCTCGGCCAGATGGGCGCGCGGATCGGCATGACGGACGGCCACGCGCCGCTGGTCGTGGAGGGCGGCGCGCTGTCCGGCATCACGTACCGCCTGCCGGTTGCCTCGGCGCAGGTCAAGAGCGCCGTCCTGCTGGCGGGCCTCAGCGCCAGCGGCACCACGACCGTCATCGAGCCCGTCCGGACGCGCGATCACACGGAGCGGATGCTCGAACTGGATGCGCTGGAGGTCGGGGGCGAGCGGCACCTGACCATCGAGCGCGGGCACCGCATCCGCGCGCGGCAGTGGGTCGTCCCCCGCGACGTGTCGGCGGCGGCCTTCTTCCTGGTGGCCGGCAGCATCGCCGAGATGGCCACGATCCAGCTCACTGGCGTCGGCCTGAACCCGACCCGCAGCGGCGTCCTCGACGTGCTCCGCGCCATGGGTGCCGACATCCGCACGTCCAACGAGCGCGAGCGCGGCGGCGAGCCGCTGGGCGACCTCCGCGTCGAAGCCCCGGCGAACGGGCTGGCCGGCGTCGAGATCGGCGGCGACATCGTGCCCAACCTGATCGACGAGATCCCGGTGCTGGCCGTCGCCGCGGCCTGCGCGCAGGGCCGGACGGTGATCCGCGACGCCGAGGAGTTGCGCGTCAAGGAGACCGACCGCATCGAGGCCATCGCGGACGTGCTCCGCGCCATGGGCGCCGACGTGGAGGAACGCCCGGACGGGCTGGTGATCGAGGGCGGCCGTCCCCTCAAGGGCGCCGCGGTGGACGCCCGCGACGACCACCGCATCGCCATGGCCGCCGCCGTCGCCGCGCTCGTGGCCGACGGGCCGACGACGATCCACGGTGCCGAAGCCGCCGCGGTCTCCTTCCCGGCGTTCTGGGACGCGCTGGAGAGCGTCGCCGCCGGGGCCGTCGAGATGGGCTAG
- a CDS encoding TonB-dependent receptor plug domain-containing protein has protein sequence MRGSIALLVVLSAVASAQTAELTLLVRDGLTSRPVSGATLTVAGLSGTADDFGRAELLGVEPGPLRVVARGPGYAVLDTTLQIPAESHVVAVLPLAPEVEHLGEVTVEAETVNDALLRRRGFFARRQQRTGVFVTREELDQRGASQVADVFGGVAGVRVQHDAAGTSLVSSRRRGCLMAMYVDGTEMTYLARNLDAFPYDDIAAVEVYRGPAEVPLEYTQTKSQETCGAVLIWTRIVASDR, from the coding sequence ATGCGTGGTTCCATCGCTCTCCTAGTCGTCCTGTCGGCGGTCGCCTCGGCCCAGACGGCCGAACTGACCCTTCTGGTGCGGGACGGGCTCACGTCGCGTCCCGTCTCGGGCGCGACCCTGACCGTGGCGGGCCTGTCGGGCACCGCGGACGACTTCGGCCGGGCCGAGTTGCTCGGCGTCGAGCCGGGCCCGTTGCGCGTGGTGGCGCGCGGGCCGGGGTACGCCGTCCTCGACACGACGCTCCAGATCCCTGCCGAGTCCCACGTCGTCGCGGTGCTGCCGCTCGCGCCCGAGGTGGAGCACCTCGGTGAGGTGACGGTCGAGGCCGAGACCGTCAACGACGCGCTCCTGCGCCGCCGTGGTTTCTTCGCGCGGCGGCAGCAGCGGACGGGCGTGTTCGTGACGCGGGAAGAGCTCGATCAGCGGGGCGCGTCGCAGGTGGCGGACGTGTTCGGCGGGGTGGCCGGGGTCCGGGTGCAGCACGACGCGGCGGGCACGTCCCTGGTCTCGTCGCGTCGGCGCGGGTGCCTGATGGCGATGTACGTCGATGGCACCGAGATGACCTACCTGGCACGCAACCTCGACGCGTTCCCCTACGACGACATCGCGGCGGTCGAGGTGTACCGCGGCCCCGCCGAGGTGCCCCTGGAGTACACCCAGACGAAGTCGCAGGAGACCTGCGGGGCGGTCCTCATCTGGACGCGCATCGTCGCGTCGGACCGCTAG